In the genome of Pseudomonas sp. HS6, one region contains:
- a CDS encoding YkgJ family cysteine cluster protein, with translation MKTIPLQPIDEPAVTCSTCAACCCQLEVLLITDTGVPERYIDTDDWGGEVMLRLDDGWCAALDRDTMMCTIYEKRPLICREFEMGSPECIEERQGIATAYL, from the coding sequence ATGAAAACCATTCCCCTCCAGCCAATCGACGAGCCCGCCGTCACCTGTTCGACCTGCGCGGCCTGCTGCTGTCAGCTCGAAGTGCTGCTGATCACCGACACCGGCGTGCCCGAGCGCTATATCGACACCGATGATTGGGGTGGTGAAGTGATGTTGCGTCTGGACGACGGCTGGTGCGCGGCACTGGATCGCGACACGATGATGTGCACGATCTACGAAAAACGCCCGCTGATCTGCCGCGAGTTCGAAATGGGCTCGCCGGAATGCATCGAGGAACGCCAGGGGATTGCCACG
- a CDS encoding DUF2878 domain-containing protein — protein MLERIANAVLFQIGWLACVLGGNSLWLLMALAVLVIHLRWISSWAAEGRLILSVVILGTAVDSGLRGLGVFEFKDLSPLIPLWLMLLWALLATTLRHCLQWSARPWWLASVLGAVGGALSYCAGGRLAGVQFPYGELPTLIGIGLLWALLFPLLHQLSGRLKD, from the coding sequence ATGCTTGAGCGGATCGCCAATGCTGTTCTGTTCCAGATCGGCTGGCTGGCCTGCGTGCTCGGCGGCAACAGTCTGTGGTTGCTGATGGCGTTGGCGGTGCTGGTGATTCATTTGCGCTGGATCAGCAGTTGGGCGGCGGAGGGTCGGCTGATTCTCAGCGTGGTGATTCTGGGCACCGCCGTGGACAGCGGTCTGCGCGGTCTCGGGGTCTTCGAGTTCAAGGATCTGTCGCCGTTGATTCCGCTGTGGCTGATGTTGTTGTGGGCGTTGCTCGCCACGACATTGCGACACTGCCTGCAATGGAGCGCCCGGCCCTGGTGGCTGGCGAGTGTGCTCGGGGCCGTCGGTGGCGCGTTATCGTATTGCGCCGGTGGAAGACTGGCCGGGGTGCAGTTTCCCTACGGCGAGTTACCGACTTTGATCGGCATCGGTCTGTTGTGGGCGCTGCTGTTTCCATTGTTGCACCAACTGTCCGGACGTCTGAAAGACTAA
- a CDS encoding cyclopropane-fatty-acyl-phospholipid synthase family protein produces MKSSSVSARALPFSTHGITSSLLRRGVLRQLAQLKHGQLVVIEDGERQVFGTPGSALLGEIHVLDSAVWGMVAGNGSIGAGEAFIHGYWSSPDLTAVVRVFVSNLEVLDGMEGGLAKIGRPLVRGLHWLNRNTRKGSQKNIAAHYDLGNDLFEQFLDPTMMYSAAQFLSPDDSLEQAQLNKLERICQKLALKPGDHLLEIGTGWGSMALYAAQHYGCKVTTTTLSKEQYAFTARRIESLGLQDRVTLLLKDYRDLTGQYDKLVSIEMIEAVGHRFLPTYFKQCAHLLKSNGLMLLQAITIRDQRYEQAKRGVDFIQRYIFPGGALPCVQKMLEIVSRDTDMNLLHMEDFGLHYARTLRLWHENFRHAHARLSELGYDDYFLRLWEFYLCYCEGGFLERTIGTAQLLLAKPAAMPAPLLGRFDA; encoded by the coding sequence CGTACTGCGCCAGCTCGCACAACTCAAACATGGGCAACTGGTGGTGATCGAGGACGGCGAACGCCAGGTCTTCGGCACGCCGGGCAGTGCGTTGCTGGGCGAGATTCATGTCCTCGATTCGGCGGTGTGGGGCATGGTTGCGGGTAACGGCTCGATCGGTGCCGGTGAAGCCTTCATCCATGGCTACTGGAGTTCGCCGGACCTGACAGCCGTAGTACGCGTCTTCGTCAGCAACCTTGAGGTGCTCGACGGCATGGAGGGCGGACTGGCGAAAATCGGCCGGCCGCTGGTGCGCGGTCTGCACTGGCTCAACCGCAACACGCGCAAGGGTTCGCAGAAAAACATCGCCGCGCACTACGACCTCGGCAACGATCTGTTCGAGCAGTTTCTCGACCCGACCATGATGTATTCGGCAGCGCAATTCCTTAGCCCCGACGACAGCCTGGAACAGGCGCAGCTGAACAAACTGGAGCGGATCTGCCAGAAACTCGCGCTCAAGCCCGGCGATCACCTGCTGGAGATCGGCACCGGCTGGGGCAGCATGGCGCTGTATGCAGCGCAGCACTATGGCTGCAAAGTCACCACGACCACGCTGTCCAAAGAGCAATACGCGTTCACGGCCCGGCGCATCGAAAGCCTCGGCTTGCAGGACCGGGTGACGCTGCTGCTCAAGGACTACCGCGACCTCACCGGCCAGTACGACAAACTGGTGTCGATCGAGATGATCGAGGCGGTCGGCCATCGATTCCTGCCGACCTACTTCAAGCAATGTGCGCACCTGCTCAAGAGCAACGGGCTGATGCTGCTGCAGGCGATCACCATCCGGGACCAGCGCTACGAGCAGGCGAAACGCGGCGTGGATTTCATCCAGCGTTATATCTTTCCCGGTGGCGCCCTACCCTGCGTGCAGAAGATGCTCGAAATCGTCAGCCGCGACACCGACATGAACCTGCTGCACATGGAAGACTTCGGCCTGCACTACGCCCGGACCCTTCGCCTGTGGCACGAAAATTTTCGCCACGCCCACGCCCGCCTGAGCGAACTGGGCTACGACGATTATTTCCTGCGGCTGTGGGAGTTTTATCTGTGCTACTGCGAGGGCGGATTTCTCGAACGCACCATCGGCACCGCGCAATTGCTGTTGGCCAAACCGGCGGCCATGCCGGCACCGTTGCTCGGGCGCTTCGATGCTTGA